The following are encoded in a window of Thermodesulfovibrionales bacterium genomic DNA:
- a CDS encoding twin-arginine translocase TatA/TatE family subunit, whose protein sequence is MGGLFQPMHLLIILVIALVIFGPGRLPELGSGIGKSIREFKKALSGEDKESAIELKKETDSDDVTGKKA, encoded by the coding sequence ATGGGAGGATTGTTTCAGCCGATGCATCTGCTGATCATCCTGGTGATCGCGCTCGTCATCTTTGGCCCGGGCAGGCTTCCTGAACTTGGTTCAGGGATTGGGAAGAGCATACGGGAGTTCAAGAAGGCCCTTTCCGGTGAAGACAAGGAATCGGCGATTGAGTTGAAAAAAGAGACAGACAGCGATGATGTCACCGGGAAGAAGGCTTAA
- a CDS encoding FAD-dependent oxidoreductase, protein MPDRVYDAIVIGGGPAGLSAAQYAARAKLSTVVLDKSPTAGALAFSSKVENYPGLAKPLSGKELLDIFREQAIGFGAEYLEKQVVGVRLEDEIKEVYTLDETYRGKTVIIATGSMGRKPTIKGEAEFLGRGVSYCAICDAAFYRGKVVCVIGDSEEAVKEAGLLTRFAETVYLISPSKKIKVDDHPALKMENLKILAGQSVISIEGDEAVGSVRMADSDRIERDLELSGVFVYLQGSKPIVDFLGESIELSEEECIISNRMMATSIPGVFAAGDVICTEVRQVVIAASNGCIAALSAEQFIHHRKRHKYDWAK, encoded by the coding sequence ATGCCGGATAGAGTCTATGACGCAATCGTCATCGGCGGCGGTCCCGCCGGTCTGAGTGCGGCCCAGTATGCCGCACGGGCGAAGCTCAGCACAGTCGTGCTTGACAAATCGCCGACCGCGGGTGCCCTCGCATTTTCGAGCAAGGTCGAGAATTACCCCGGGCTCGCAAAACCCCTGAGCGGCAAGGAACTTCTCGATATCTTCAGGGAGCAGGCGATCGGGTTCGGTGCCGAGTACCTCGAAAAACAGGTTGTGGGAGTGAGACTTGAGGATGAGATAAAAGAGGTCTATACCCTGGATGAGACGTACAGGGGGAAGACGGTTATCATCGCTACCGGTTCCATGGGGAGAAAGCCGACGATAAAGGGCGAGGCTGAATTTCTTGGGAGGGGCGTCAGTTACTGTGCCATATGTGACGCCGCCTTTTACCGCGGCAAGGTCGTCTGCGTCATCGGTGACTCTGAAGAGGCGGTTAAAGAAGCGGGGCTCCTGACGCGGTTTGCCGAGACCGTGTATCTCATCTCGCCGTCTAAGAAGATCAAGGTTGACGACCATCCCGCCCTGAAGATGGAGAACCTCAAGATACTGGCGGGACAGAGCGTCATCTCCATAGAAGGCGACGAGGCTGTCGGGAGCGTGAGGATGGCAGACAGTGATCGGATCGAGCGCGATCTCGAACTCTCAGGGGTTTTTGTATACCTCCAGGGTTCGAAGCCGATTGTAGATTTCCTCGGGGAGAGCATCGAATTGAGCGAGGAGGAGTGTATCATATCGAATCGAATGATGGCCACCTCGATCCCCGGTGTGTTTGCGGCAGGGGATGTGATCTGCACCGAAGTGAGGCAGGTAGTCATCGCCGCATCGAACGGCTGTATTGCCGCGCTCTCTGCCGAGCAGTTCATCCATCATCGGAAGAGACACAAATATGATTGGGCGAAATAG
- a CDS encoding NADP-dependent isocitrate dehydrogenase: protein MFSKITVKNPIVEMDGDEMARIIWLSIKERLIMPFLDLPIRYYDLSIGHRDATDDRITVESAHAIRETGVGVKCATITPNAERVKEYNLKQQWKSPNGTIRSILDGTVFRKPIIIENIPPAVRTWKKPIIIGRHAYGDIYKNAEFVVDVPGRAELVFIPDGGGEKKTVTIHDFKGRGVIMGMHNTEASIRSFAQACIEYALGEKTDLWFGAKDTISKQYHGFFRDIFAEEIGKVRERLEKSGIRYRYLLIDDAVAQVMKSEGGMLWACMNYDGDVMSDMVATGFGSLGLMTSVLVSPDGKYEFEAAHGTVVRHYYEHLKGNRTSTNSVASIFAWTGALAKRGELDNTPAVVRFATILERAVIETVREGIMTKDLMLIAEPKVEQYALTEEFIDAVAERLRKAL from the coding sequence TTGTTTTCTAAGATTACCGTAAAGAATCCGATAGTCGAGATGGACGGCGACGAGATGGCCAGGATAATCTGGCTCTCGATAAAAGAGAGACTCATCATGCCGTTCCTTGATCTTCCGATCCGCTACTATGACCTGAGCATAGGCCACCGGGATGCAACAGACGACAGGATAACAGTCGAATCAGCCCATGCCATCAGGGAGACCGGGGTAGGAGTGAAGTGCGCAACGATAACCCCGAACGCGGAGAGAGTCAAGGAATACAACCTGAAGCAACAGTGGAAGAGCCCGAACGGTACGATCCGCTCCATCCTCGACGGGACGGTATTCAGAAAGCCGATCATCATAGAGAATATCCCCCCCGCTGTCCGGACATGGAAGAAACCGATAATCATCGGCCGCCACGCATACGGAGACATCTATAAGAATGCGGAGTTCGTCGTCGATGTACCCGGCAGAGCAGAACTCGTATTTATTCCGGATGGAGGCGGTGAAAAGAAGACCGTAACAATCCATGACTTCAAGGGCCGCGGCGTCATCATGGGTATGCATAACACCGAGGCGTCGATTCGGAGCTTTGCCCAGGCCTGCATAGAATATGCACTGGGCGAGAAGACCGACCTCTGGTTCGGGGCGAAAGACACCATTTCGAAGCAGTACCACGGGTTTTTCAGAGATATCTTTGCGGAGGAGATAGGCAAGGTCAGGGAGAGACTCGAAAAAAGCGGGATACGCTACCGGTATCTCCTCATAGACGATGCCGTCGCGCAGGTGATGAAGTCCGAAGGCGGAATGCTCTGGGCCTGCATGAATTACGACGGTGACGTCATGTCCGACATGGTCGCAACAGGGTTCGGGAGTCTCGGGCTGATGACCTCGGTTCTCGTATCACCCGACGGGAAGTATGAGTTCGAAGCAGCCCACGGCACGGTCGTGAGACATTACTACGAACACCTGAAAGGGAATCGGACATCCACGAACTCCGTGGCCTCTATTTTCGCCTGGACAGGAGCCCTGGCAAAGCGGGGAGAGCTCGACAATACTCCTGCGGTTGTCCGTTTTGCGACGATCCTCGAACGCGCGGTGATAGAAACGGTCCGAGAGGGAATCATGACAAAGGACCTCATGCTCATCGCCGAGCCGAAGGTCGAACAATATGCCCTTACCGAAGAGTTTATTGATGCCGTGGCGGAGAGGCTGAGGAAAGCGCTCTAA
- a CDS encoding HD domain-containing protein → MKRIANFLFEAGMLKRTPRTGFQFLGSGSESVAEHIFRTVYVGYTLGRLAKKADTDRIIKMCLFHDLPEARTGDLNYVNKKYVEANEEKAVNDLAATLPFGEEIRGLIIEFIEGKTLEAKLAYDADQLEIILALKEYKDLGNTYADEWLAFATKRLRTETARKLSETILQTDSSLWWFSDKSDWWIKGGEKKKKRRKKGSIREKT, encoded by the coding sequence ATGAAAAGGATCGCGAATTTCTTGTTTGAGGCAGGCATGCTCAAGCGCACCCCGAGAACGGGCTTCCAGTTTCTCGGCTCCGGCTCCGAATCCGTTGCGGAGCATATCTTCAGGACCGTTTATGTCGGCTACACTCTCGGTCGCCTCGCAAAAAAGGCGGACACGGACAGGATCATAAAGATGTGCCTCTTCCATGACCTTCCCGAGGCAAGGACCGGGGACCTGAATTACGTGAACAAGAAATATGTCGAAGCGAACGAGGAGAAGGCCGTGAATGATCTCGCCGCAACCCTTCCCTTCGGTGAAGAAATCAGGGGACTCATCATCGAGTTCATCGAGGGCAAGACCCTCGAGGCGAAGCTGGCCTATGATGCGGACCAACTCGAGATAATCCTCGCCCTGAAAGAATATAAGGACCTCGGGAATACCTATGCCGATGAATGGCTCGCCTTTGCTACAAAGCGCCTCAGGACGGAGACGGCGAGGAAGCTTTCCGAAACGATCCTCCAAACTGATTCCTCACTCTGGTGGTTTTCGGACAAGAGCGACTGGTGGATCAAGGGCGGTGAAAAAAAGAAGAAGCGCCGGAAGAAGGGCTCGATCAGGGAGAAGACTTAG